GGCGACATGCCCTGCGCGGGTTCGTCGACGAGCACCACGCGCGCGCGTGCCAGCAGGGCCCGGGAGAGCGCGAGCATGCGCTGCTCGCCGCCGGAGAGGGTGCCCGCGCGGCGGGGGAGCAGGGGTCCGAGCTGGGGGTAGGAGTCGAGGGCGGGGTCGAAGGGGCGTGCCCCCGAGGCGAGTTCGAGGTTCTCGCGGACCGTGAGGGAGCCGAAGACGGCCTGGCGTTCCGGGACGAGGCACAGACCGCGGCGGGCGCGCTCGTACGCGGGCAGCCGGGTCACGTCGGTACCGTCCCAGACGACGGCGCCGCCGGACAACGGGACCGTCCCGGCGAGGGCGCGCAGCACGGTCGTACGGCCGGAGCCGTTGCGGCCGAGCAGCACGGTGAG
Above is a genomic segment from Streptomyces sp. R21 containing:
- a CDS encoding ATP-binding cassette domain-containing protein — its product is MIIALRHARVRYGPLEALHGVTLVAPGPGLTVLLGRNGSGRTTVLRALAGTVPLSGGAVVWDGTDVTRLPAYERARRGLCLVPERQAVFGSLTVRENLELASGARPFDPALDSYPQLGPLLPRRAGTLSGGEQRMLALSRALLARARVVLVDEPAQGMSPTVAARTYELLSGLDACVVIAEQRLPPGLRASAGRTTYVHELRRGAVVFSGEEAEATGAARTGRAPGSERRPAP